TCTTATCAGCTCTAAAGCAAATCCTTGAGCCTCTTTCTATCTTTTTCAAAATGACCATTACGAAAAGCTATTGAGCAGAAATCTGGTTTCGTACTCATCTTTACACAATAATTAAGTGAACAACTCATACAGAACTACAAATATAAGTGTACTGGAGAACTTCCTCTGATAAGCAAACCAGGAACTGAAGTCATAAAAATGAGCATGCCCATTAATATTTATTACTTACATTTTGTtacattgtaaaaaaatttatatttctttgttttctccttCAGCTCTCAGGGACCAtcgaaaagaagaaaggaaagagagggCGAAGATTCAGGGTCATTCCTAAGGGAAAGAATCTGCTTAAAGTTAAATCATGCTACTATCCAACTTGCTCTGGTGGCCATGATAAAGCTCGTCTTCTTAGCCAATAAGAAGTCGATCGATTATGCTAGTAGGAAGATTGAAGGAAGCCCTAAGATTTTTTTGGGAGTTCCCTTTCGCCTTCTGTAGTCACAATCCTGTTCTTCGCAATGATAGGAAATTGCTTCGATCATCAAGTGTTTTCATATCAACTAGCCAGCCATGACTGTATAGGTGTAaagtattgtgttttttttttttttgagaaatttgtCAAAGAAACCATTTTCCTTGCTCCGTCTACCAATGATGCAaacaaatttcaataaatttgataattatgtcAATCATGTTCAATTGAAAGTGACATTGTATGGAAACAGAATCAAGACCATTGAAGCATCGTATGATGTCGAGGTTCCAAAGAACTGCGGTGCATCTGGATGAGTTTTGTGGAATCTTTTATCCTCAATGAATATATGCAGATTCTACGGCTTCACCAAACACCCGAGTGTTCCCTTGATGAATCCCAGCAGGTGAGCCAATTTGATCAGCTCAGAAGGTGCACCTATCTGATCCTAATGCCACTCCAAGATTTGCTTCGGCAAAATATGACAGAAATTCAACAAGACCAAGTTCTATGACTCTCCATGCCTGCCATTTTCGTAAGAGGAATCTACAGCTTGCTCTATCCTAATATATAGTGTTTTGCTCACTTTTGCATTTCAATTCTTCTCCTGAAAGATTGACACAAACTATAGCTTTACAGTAACTGGTTTCATTTCGGAGGACGGTGAACtttctgaaaaatcttttagGGGGTATTTCATTAAAAGTTGACTATGGTAATTATACTATAtagttttctccaaaatattcAATTGCAACTGATCACCACGTCCGGAGGGCAGATATTCTGTCCTCGGATGATTAAACTTTCCTAAGTtcactagaattttttttatcgaaatCCTCCTGGCAGTGTCACCATCAGGTTCCCAACTGAATTCCCTAGAGTCAATAATCACAGTACAAAGTTTGGAAAGCAATTTTATATCTTCTAATCCAAGAGcctgaaaagaaaatttatatattcatcTGTTCCTTTTGAATCTTGATATCCAGGATGCTCATGACAAATCCACAGTATTCTCATCAAATACTCGAGTTATGATGGATAGATCCGAGTTGTCAATATATAGGCAGTTTGGCACACTCCATTTGCTCACATCAAGCATAcagaagtttatatatataccaCAAACAATGAACTTTGGATACCttctgtaataaaaaaaagtctacAATATGGCACACAAAACCACATGAACAGTGCTAAATCGATTATCAATAGCAAAGCTCCATGATAGGAGTTGTTGAATTAGGATGTTCATTGcgtgatttttgttatttagtgTGTTCATTACATGCACGAATTCGGATGCAGGCTGATATGCACGATCATGTATAAGGGTATCAAACTCCACTGTTGTACTGCAATGCTCTTAAGGTTGGGCCTGCATACTTCTCAATCTTATAACATTTCTTAGCGCAAACAAGAATCCACAGAGAATCATAACTcccaaatagaaaaattaaatctaaatggCACAAGAACATGCATGAGTTCAGCGATCACAGAGGCAAGGCACACATGCAATCGGAAAATATTTCATTACACaccattttatatttcaaattcaCCACGCATGCAGCTGCAGAGTGAACAAAGCTGAAAAACACACAAACCAAAGTTTGCTTGATAGTAGACTAACTGAATCAACATAACCCTGATCTCTCGTACATATCTGGTCCAGTAGTTCAGACCATCATagatattaacaaaataaaacgcTATTAGACAGATAAATGGTGCTGGATGAAGGAaaggggataaaaaaaaaaaaaaaaggctgcaAACTTGCAGCTATTATGGGTTCACACATACCTAAACAGCAGGGAAGGCAGCAGCAAGGAACTCCTCATCCTCCAGAAAAGTTTGAAGATTATTGGATTTCATCAAGAACTGAACAGCTTGTTCATCAAAATTCAGCACGAAAGCCCACCTGATCAGCTCGGAGAGTGCTTTTATTTGATCTTCTTTATCCCATAGCACCCCCCGAGCTATTACTTCAGAAAAAGAGGTTGCATATTCAATAAGATTTTTCTGGCCACCAGCTTCATCCATCTTCTGTGTGAGAAACTTTGAACACTCCTTATCCCAGCGAATCATACTGCGTTCGTTCTTCACCTTCAGAATTTCCCCATCAGAAAGCGATAAACTATAGCTTACAGCAATTGGCTCCATAGTTTCCAGGACCTTCAGCTTCAAGAGGCACTGGACAGCTCCATGCCTTTTTGTTGCTTCAATATCAAGAGAAGGATCTGCTAGAAAGCCAAGAATCAGTCTCACCAGCTCTTTTCCAATCATGGCATTCCTCGGATTCTTCTGACTAAATTCCACACCATCTGCCAATGATAATTCCTCCTTTTGCACTGACTCGGATATTGTGCGAACCCCAATTTTCCTGTATACATCAAGCAACCTAGTTCGAGGTAAAGAAGGCAAGTTTGGCTGGGGACACCAGACAAATATTGGGCGTGATGAAAACCTTTCGAAAAGGTCCTTCAGTAGAAGGTCATCAGCAATAAAAACATCACCCTTCCTGAACAACACTATTTCACCAGAGCCCAGAATAACAGGTAGCTTTACCAAGTCATCGGCGAGAGTTCTCTCTGTCTTTGAGCTCATATGCGTCATAACACACTTCCAAAATGCACAGCACTCAGCATGTGTCAATGGGCGTCGTAAACTTTCCCAAGCCTTCCAAAGCTTATAGTAATCATCAAATGAAGGATTGGATCTAACCTTGAATGaactggaaaagaaaagaagtaatTCTGGTTCATAATGTTTCTCCAATACATTCAGCTGTAGACCAAAGAGACCATCTTTGTCATGCAGAACACATTCTTCTGGGTTAACCCACATTCCATTCTCAAGTCCATCTGGAATCCAAATCTTTCTGGTTGCATCACCATCTGGCTTCCACTGATGTTGTCTCAGGAAATCATATACTCGAACTATAGTGCAAAACTCAGAATGGGAATCAAGATGACTGGCAAGCAATGAACACGCCTTTTCTACCTCTAAATGAACTCCTATTGCACTGAGCTCTTTTCCATACAACTTGATGTTAGAACCATAAAAGTCTTCATCAATGAATGGTCCATCAGTAGGCTTCACGTATGAACTCCACTGGGAATTGAACAAACAGCAGTTGCCCGGAGACCTGAAACCAGCATGGGTCTTTAACCATCCCTGAGAAATATTTTTCAGAAATATTTCAGGAAAGGAGTAGTCCTTTTCTTGCAATAAAGCACGGATGCATTCCAGCAATGAAAGCACATTCACACGAGCTATGTGGCGTGGATTTTGGGGAAAACGAAGACCAGCAGCCACAAACTTCACACCATCTTTAAATTCAACAATGACCCCCATACTCTTCAGCTCTTTCTGATATTTATGAATGTCATTCCCATAATATTTGTCACTGTCATCAATTAAGGGAAGGCGAGTAATTGGACAAATTGACTTCCACTCAGGACTAAACAGGATACAGTTGCTTGGAGATTTATAATCACCGAGTCGGGTCCGCAGCCAATTTTCCTCACGGATGCACTTCTTAAGGTCTGAAGGAAATTTGTGTGGAGTTCCCTTCAGCTTTCTGTAGCATGATAAGAGTGAAAATACACTTTCCTTTGTCATGGAAGATGCCAGATTCCTGAAAGTATCGATAAACACTTCGACAGCATCCTCGAAGTCTACTCTTACTCCCAGGTCTTTCAACTCCTTTTTGTAAGAGATGATGTTGCTTCCATAGAATTTACTATTAACCAATGGAAAACCACCAAAAACATTTAGAAGGCAACCCCATTCAGGATGAAACAAGAAACATTCATCAGGATATCTGTAATCCCAGGTTGTGTTTAAGCATTTTGTGTTTTTCAGTGAGATAACTAGCTTGCCAGCAGAACTAGAATGACGCATGCAATCCAAAACCAGAAGAAACGCCTCCATTGTCAGAAAAGATAAGCATGAAGGCGATTTTAAGTAATCGGCAACCAATTGATAACTTCCGCTGAAGCCAACTACGACGCCTAGCAACTGGAGTTCTGGTTTGAAATCAAGGATGTCTTTGCCATAGTAATCTTGATCAATAAAAGGGATGTCGCTAATTTTCCTCGCAATTGTCCACTCCTGATCATATAGAACAGAACCAACTGGAGACCTGTATCCCCCACCTGTCTTTAGCCACCTTCCTTCTTTAATTCTGAGAATGAATTTATCTGGAGGAAGAAGATTTAGCGTCAAAAATCTGATGAATTTCAGTATGGAAATCACATTGCTTTTAGTCAAGGTACATGAAGCTGCCAAAGACATGAGACGATTCCCGATAAATTCACATGCCTCTCCATACTCGAACATGACTCCGACTGCCATTAGCTCCTCTCTGTACTCGTTAATTTTATGACCATAAAAACCTTGATCTATCAAGGGAATATCGACAAGCACGGATCCATTCTGCAAAATGTTTCCCCAGTCTGAGCTTCTGTTAACTGAACCAAGTAGGAATGACTCTGATGGTGGCTTGTAACCAGAAAAGCCATTCATAGTAATTTTCAGCCAGCTACCCTCCTTTATGCAATTCATGAACGTTGCTGGAATGGAAATTCCACTCCGTTTCAGCTCACGAATCCAGTCCAACAGCAGAAATGCATTTTGTTTGGTAAGTGGTGTTGACGCAGTAGGTATTCCAGCATTCGGGGGAGGTATGTGAGGAATATCAGAAGCTTTAACAAAAGCTTTAAGGAACTCCAAGAGTTCCTTTCCCACTGTGCTTGTGCCAGCAAAATATCCAGGACGCAAGTAGTCTTCTCCTAACTCAACGTAGCTTTCTCCCCTCCAAGGATTAGAACCAATCAATCGCACCCATTTGCTTTCAGGAGCCGGGACAAGAACCCCATTCCTTGCTTTAATCACATAACCATAGCTATCAACAAGTGGCATTTTATCACATAAAGGGGCAACTTCCCTGCCTGATAGATAGTTATTGGAGAATGAATGATATAAGAAATGAGCGTAGGCAATGACAAGCTTCCGGTCACTACTGACTTGATTTCCGTAGAGAACTGCATAATCATTTACGCTTAAAGCAGTAACTTTAACTGGATCTCCAAGCCATTGTAACACCTCAGTTTTGTTAGATGATGACCGGATAGCTTCTTGTGTACTTCTTggcataaaaaaatgatttgccaTGCATCGGAATTCCCTGTTCCAATCAATCAACCATGAGATATGAGATGACAGACGTGAAAGGCACAGAGTTTTACCAGGCCACAGAGCAGATTCATTAACGGTGCACAAAGACACGCCCCCATCAACACCCACATATTTAATGAGTGGAATGCTCCCCATGTCTGTGTGGTAAAACAAGGAATGCCAATTAACAGCAAGGAAGTGAAGAAGCTCCAGGTATGTTTCCTCTGAGACTTCCGTTACAATACTAGAACCTTGGATGCACTTTACATACCACTCACTGCTTACCGGTTCCACCCCCAAGAAATCCAGTATGTGATCATACTCTggtttatcaaaagaaaaattcagGACATAGCAACCatgggatgaaagattgtacaAGCTCACTCCTTGCTCCCTTGCCATGTTCAGTATGTTCCAGAAAGCAGGCATTAATCGGCAAACTTGGCGCGGTTTATGAAAGAACTTTTGCGCTGTGTATGACTCACTTGGAACAATATCCTCTTCAGCCAGCTTTGATTTAATCGATTCCCTCACTATTTCCAACTTTTCGAAGGGGGAGCTGTAGACTGGCAAGAACTTGAACATTGGAGGCAAACTAGATACTGGAGCATCATCTACTGTTTTGATTAATGAGACTAATGCATTGACAAAAGCAAAGGGAACACAATCAAGGATTCCTTGGTTCCATATGTTGTCCCATTGTATTGTTTCCCTTGATGATGCTAGAATAAAATCTGCTTGGATTATGAAGGGAAAGTTGCTCACCATCTCGGTTGGAAGAAATGCATAGATTCCAGGAGAGTACTTCATTCCTCTAAGAAGGCGCTCTCCATTAGGAAAAGCCAAAGTGATCACCCAATCCTCCACTTCCATTCTCCTGTCGACTCTGTTTTCCTGCCTGACAGGAAATTTCTGCTTCCACAAGTAGTAGCTGCATCCTTTTGCAAATTCATCACCATTCTCCTCTGCAGACAGATGGAGCGTGTAGGACTCGGCATCAATGTTTTTCCTTGTCTCAAAATTAGTCTCTTTGGTAATAGCTATTGCACTAACTGTGTTGAGCCTTGGATCCTCATTATCTTCCCTGACAGAAAGGCGCTTTATCTTTGAAAGGAACAGCAGGACTTCGGGATGAATACCTGACAGCTGCTGCTTCACAGCTGTCACCTTATCAGGCTTCAGAGGTAAAATCAACGTAGTAGTCGGAAGCATACAAGTGGAACCATAAATTTGTTTGATGTCAGACAGTGATGGACTCTCATGAACCCATTCAGGAACTATGTATCCAAGATTGCAGTGTGAGCAGGGGTTTTCATTGAATCGTATCTGGTACCCATTGCTGAATATGTAAGGCTGCGCAGTTATAAGAAACACACTCTTGAATCCAATCCCTGCAGATCAATCCATAACAAGGTTTATTAGATTGAATTTGAAGATAAACAAGAGCTGTTAAAGGGTTAAGCAAGTCTCATTTTATGGTTTAATGTATGGTACAGTTGCTATGCCTGTGAAACTCTTAtcataatttatcatattttgtatctttatgCAAGCCAGCCCATGGTCATTCCGTGAGCCTCCATCTGTCCACTCTGATTTATGCAGTGTtccacaattgaaaaaaattgtctGTTCAtatctttcattcttttttctggccttgatttttttaaaagtaaactgATTGTTTCAGAGCTAGGTTCTTGAACGCATCAGGTCACTCCCCAACACATATGTGTGTTTGAGTAGTGCTTAGTTCAATGCATCCGCATTTTAATGTTTACGCGGGCATGTTTTCCAGGTTCAATTAATTGAGTTTCCAGACAAAACTACAAGGGTTTGATGTTTCTcagaactaagaaaaaaaataccagtttCAAATCTGTCTGGTTGCAAGTTTTGTTATTGAAGCAAACAAACGAAAATCCAACCAAATAGTTTAGAGAAAACCAAGACAAGCATGTACGATAACACCTTCACAATCAGGGTTCTTGATCCAGCTAGCAGAAGCTAGAAGACTCTAGCCAGTAACACAACTGAGAAAAACTAACATCATGTGATGCATCTAGGAGCCAATTTT
The genomic region above belongs to Populus alba chromosome 12, ASM523922v2, whole genome shotgun sequence and contains:
- the LOC118044633 gene encoding uncharacterized protein produces the protein METPKEHIEHIRETIFSIGREKNPLAPMLDQAVKYLSAELYAKDVHFLMELIQNAEDNEYLEGVDPSLEFVITSRDITNTGAPATLLMFNNEKGFSAKNIESICSVGNSTKKGNRKRGYIGEKGIGFKSVFLITAQPYIFSNGYQIRFNENPCSHCNLGYIVPEWVHESPSLSDIKQIYGSTCMLPTTTLILPLKPDKVTAVKQQLSGIHPEVLLFLSKIKRLSVREDNEDPRLNTVSAIAITKETNFETRKNIDAESYTLHLSAEENGDEFAKGCSYYLWKQKFPVRQENRVDRRMEVEDWVITLAFPNGERLLRGMKYSPGIYAFLPTEMVSNFPFIIQADFILASSRETIQWDNIWNQGILDCVPFAFVNALVSLIKTVDDAPVSSLPPMFKFLPVYSSPFEKLEIVRESIKSKLAEEDIVPSESYTAQKFFHKPRQVCRLMPAFWNILNMAREQGVSLYNLSSHGCYVLNFSFDKPEYDHILDFLGVEPVSSEWYVKCIQGSSIVTEVSEETYLELLHFLAVNWHSLFYHTDMGSIPLIKYVGVDGGVSLCTVNESALWPGKTLCLSRLSSHISWLIDWNREFRCMANHFFMPRSTQEAIRSSSNKTEVLQWLGDPVKVTALSVNDYAVLYGNQVSSDRKLVIAYAHFLYHSFSNNYLSGREVAPLCDKMPLVDSYGYVIKARNGVLVPAPESKWVRLIGSNPWRGESYVELGEDYLRPGYFAGTSTVGKELLEFLKAFVKASDIPHIPPPNAGIPTASTPLTKQNAFLLLDWIRELKRSGISIPATFMNCIKEGSWLKITMNGFSGYKPPSESFLLGSVNRSSDWGNILQNGSVLVDIPLIDQGFYGHKINEYREELMAVGVMFEYGEACEFIGNRLMSLAASCTLTKSNVISILKFIRFLTLNLLPPDKFILRIKEGRWLKTGGGYRSPVGSVLYDQEWTIARKISDIPFIDQDYYGKDILDFKPELQLLGVVVGFSGSYQLVADYLKSPSCLSFLTMEAFLLVLDCMRHSSSAGKLVISLKNTKCLNTTWDYRYPDECFLFHPEWGCLLNVFGGFPLVNSKFYGSNIISYKKELKDLGVRVDFEDAVEVFIDTFRNLASSMTKESVFSLLSCYRKLKGTPHKFPSDLKKCIREENWLRTRLGDYKSPSNCILFSPEWKSICPITRLPLIDDSDKYYGNDIHKYQKELKSMGVIVEFKDGVKFVAAGLRFPQNPRHIARVNVLSLLECIRALLQEKDYSFPEIFLKNISQGWLKTHAGFRSPGNCCLFNSQWSSYVKPTDGPFIDEDFYGSNIKLYGKELSAIGVHLEVEKACSLLASHLDSHSEFCTIVRVYDFLRQHQWKPDGDATRKIWIPDGLENGMWVNPEECVLHDKDGLFGLQLNVLEKHYEPELLLFFSSSFKVRSNPSFDDYYKLWKAWESLRRPLTHAECCAFWKCVMTHMSSKTERTLADDLVKLPVILGSGEIVLFRKGDVFIADDLLLKDLFERFSSRPIFVWCPQPNLPSLPRTRLLDVYRKIGVRTISESVQKEELSLADGVEFSQKNPRNAMIGKELVRLILGFLADPSLDIEATKRHGAVQCLLKLKVLETMEPIAVSYSLSLSDGEILKVKNERSMIRWDKECSKFLTQKMDEAGGQKNLIEYATSFSEVIARGVLWDKEDQIKALSELIRWAFVLNFDEQAVQFLMKSNNLQTFLEDEEFLAAAFPAV